Proteins from a genomic interval of Streptomyces sp. Tu6071:
- a CDS encoding carbohydrate ABC transporter permease: protein MSTQTVPSAGRPPVSAPRRRTSPVPRGQRSSVRPGPVLGSGPLPKIVALVVLLAATVLWLLPLAWGLVTSFKSETDAATPDDGWIPAHGFTLGAYRQILDQGNLPLWALNSLLITVVVTALTVAVSALAAYGFSRTLFRGRKALLGLTLASIMVPPQILIVPLFREMITAHLADTYWAVILPQVVAPAMVFILKRFFDGVPRELEEAARIDGAGSLRVFWSIVLPLSRPILAAVAIFVFITTWNNFLWPFISTSDPNLMTLPVGLSTVKDSYGLQYAQSAAAAMLASLPLVIVFMVFQRQIVKSVATTGLGGQ from the coding sequence ATGAGCACCCAGACCGTTCCGTCCGCCGGGCGACCGCCCGTGTCCGCGCCCCGCCGCCGGACCTCGCCCGTCCCGCGCGGGCAGCGTTCCTCCGTACGCCCCGGGCCCGTACTCGGCTCCGGGCCGCTGCCCAAGATCGTCGCGCTCGTCGTGCTGCTCGCGGCGACCGTGCTGTGGCTGCTCCCGCTCGCGTGGGGACTCGTGACGTCCTTCAAGAGCGAGACGGACGCGGCGACCCCCGACGACGGCTGGATACCCGCGCACGGCTTCACGCTCGGCGCGTACCGCCAGATCCTCGACCAGGGCAACCTGCCGCTGTGGGCGCTCAACAGCCTGCTCATCACGGTCGTCGTGACGGCGCTGACCGTCGCCGTGTCGGCGCTCGCCGCGTACGGCTTCTCGCGCACTCTCTTCCGGGGCCGCAAGGCGCTCCTCGGGCTGACGCTCGCGTCGATCATGGTGCCGCCGCAGATCCTCATCGTGCCGCTGTTCCGCGAGATGATCACGGCGCACCTCGCCGACACCTACTGGGCGGTGATCCTGCCGCAGGTCGTGGCGCCCGCGATGGTGTTCATCCTGAAGCGCTTCTTCGACGGGGTGCCGCGGGAGCTGGAGGAGGCGGCGCGCATCGACGGGGCCGGGAGCCTGCGCGTCTTCTGGAGCATCGTGCTGCCGCTGTCGCGTCCCATCCTCGCCGCCGTCGCGATCTTCGTGTTCATCACGACGTGGAACAACTTCCTGTGGCCCTTCATCAGCACGAGCGACCCGAACCTCATGACGCTCCCGGTCGGCCTCTCGACGGTGAAGGACTCCTACGGCCTCCAGTACGCGCAGTCCGCCGCGGCGGCGATGCTCGCCTCGCTGCCGCTCGTGATCGTCTTCATGGTCTTCCAGCGGCAGATCGTGAAGTCCGTGGCGACGACGGGGCTCGGAGGGCAGTGA
- a CDS encoding GNAT family N-acetyltransferase, producing the protein MSNDDHTILSEGILLRPLAEGDAPALRDAYVRNRSHLQPFEPVRTEEFYTLAGQRERLTSQLAAQEAGALFGWVFVDGERIIGTITLSQVVRGPLNGANLGYWVDKEYTGRGLTGAAAAFVVRYANEVLGLHRVEAGTLLDNFASQRVLARTGFTEFGVAPRMLHINGAWRDHKLFQILLNDLPPR; encoded by the coding sequence ATGTCGAATGATGATCACACCATCCTCTCCGAAGGCATCCTCCTGCGCCCGCTCGCCGAGGGTGACGCTCCCGCCCTGCGCGACGCCTACGTGCGCAACCGCTCCCACCTCCAGCCCTTCGAGCCGGTGCGGACCGAGGAGTTCTACACGCTCGCCGGGCAGCGCGAGCGGCTCACGAGCCAGCTCGCGGCGCAGGAGGCCGGGGCGCTCTTCGGCTGGGTGTTCGTGGACGGCGAGCGGATCATCGGCACGATCACGCTCTCGCAGGTCGTGCGCGGCCCGCTGAACGGCGCGAACCTCGGCTACTGGGTCGACAAGGAGTACACGGGCCGCGGCCTGACCGGCGCCGCCGCCGCCTTCGTCGTCCGGTACGCGAACGAGGTGCTCGGCCTGCACCGTGTGGAGGCCGGCACCCTGCTCGACAACTTCGCCTCGCAGCGCGTCCTCGCCAGGACCGGGTTCACCGAGTTCGGCGTGGCCCCGCGGATGCTCCACATCAACGGGGCGTGGCGCGACCACAAGCTCTTCCAGATCCTCCTGAACGACCTCCCGCCGCGCTGA
- the tdh gene encoding L-threonine 3-dehydrogenase, with protein MKALVKEKAAPGLSLVEVPEPEAGPGDVLIKVLRTGICGTDLHIRAWDGWAQQAVSAPLVVGHEFSGEVVSTGRDVAGIEVGDLVSGEGHLVCGKCRNCLAGRRHLCRATVGLGVGRDGCFAEYVVLPASNVWVHRNPVDLDIAAIFDPFGNAVHTALSFPLVGEDVLITGAGPIGLMAAAVAKHAGARNVAITDVSEARLDLARKVGADLALDVSSASIADGQRLLGLREGFDVGLEMSGNPAAMRDMLANMTHGGRIAMLGLPSQEFAVDWARIVTSMITIKGIYGREMFETWYAMSVLLEGGLDLAPVITGRYPAAEFEAAFADAASGHGGKVVMDWTA; from the coding sequence GTGAAGGCACTGGTCAAGGAGAAAGCCGCGCCGGGTCTGAGCCTCGTGGAGGTCCCGGAGCCCGAGGCCGGTCCCGGGGACGTGCTCATCAAGGTGCTGCGCACCGGGATCTGCGGCACGGACCTGCACATCCGCGCCTGGGACGGCTGGGCCCAGCAGGCCGTCAGCGCGCCGCTCGTCGTCGGCCACGAGTTCTCCGGCGAGGTCGTCTCGACCGGCCGGGACGTGGCCGGCATCGAGGTGGGGGACCTCGTCAGCGGTGAGGGCCACCTCGTGTGCGGCAAGTGCCGCAACTGCCTCGCGGGCCGCCGCCACCTGTGCCGCGCGACGGTCGGTCTCGGTGTCGGGCGCGACGGCTGCTTCGCCGAGTACGTCGTGCTTCCGGCCTCCAACGTGTGGGTGCACCGCAACCCGGTCGATCTCGACATCGCCGCGATCTTCGACCCCTTCGGCAACGCCGTGCACACCGCGCTCTCCTTCCCGCTCGTCGGCGAGGACGTGCTCATCACCGGCGCGGGCCCCATCGGGCTCATGGCGGCGGCCGTCGCCAAGCACGCGGGGGCGCGCAACGTCGCGATCACCGACGTGAGCGAGGCGCGGCTCGACCTGGCCCGCAAGGTCGGCGCCGATCTCGCGCTCGACGTCTCCTCGGCGTCCATCGCGGACGGCCAGCGGCTCCTCGGGCTGCGCGAGGGCTTCGACGTCGGCCTGGAGATGTCCGGCAACCCGGCCGCGATGCGCGACATGCTCGCCAACATGACGCACGGCGGCAGGATCGCCATGCTCGGCCTGCCCTCGCAGGAGTTCGCCGTCGACTGGGCCCGCATCGTCACCTCGATGATCACGATCAAGGGCATCTACGGCCGTGAGATGTTCGAGACGTGGTACGCGATGTCCGTCCTCCTCGAAGGCGGCCTCGACCTCGCCCCCGTCATCACGGGCCGCTACCCGGCCGCCGAGTTCGAGGCCGCGTTCGCGGACGCGGCGAGCGGGCACGGCGGCAAGGTCGTCATGGACTGGACCGCGTGA
- a CDS encoding glycine C-acetyltransferase, with protein sequence MFGSVRDQLRTTLDEITAEGLYKPERVIGTPQSATVDVTAGGLPGEVLNFCANNYLGLADDPEVIAAGHAALDRWGYGMASVRFICGTQEVHKELEGRLSAFLGQEDTILYSSCFDANGGVFETLLGPEDAVISDALNHASIIDGIRLSKARRLRYANRDMAELEQRLKEAGDARRRLVVTDGVFSMDGYLAPLREICDLAERYDAMVMVDDSHAVGFVGENGRGTPELAGVSDRVDIITGTLGKALGGASGGYVAARAEIVALLRQRSRPYLFSNSLAPVIAGASLKVLDLLESASDQRVRLRENTARFRTAMSEAGFELLPGEHPIVPVMFHDAALAGRMAELLLERGVYVTAFSYPVVPQGQARIRVQLSAAHSAEDVDRAVAAFVSARDASATDKPAV encoded by the coding sequence ATGTTCGGCTCCGTGCGCGACCAGCTGCGTACCACCCTCGACGAGATCACCGCCGAGGGCCTGTACAAGCCCGAGCGCGTCATCGGCACCCCGCAGTCCGCGACCGTCGACGTCACCGCCGGGGGCCTGCCCGGCGAGGTGCTCAACTTCTGCGCGAACAACTACCTCGGCCTCGCCGACGACCCGGAGGTCATCGCCGCCGGGCACGCGGCACTCGACCGCTGGGGCTACGGCATGGCCTCGGTCCGCTTCATCTGCGGCACGCAGGAGGTGCACAAGGAGCTGGAGGGGCGCCTGTCCGCGTTCCTCGGGCAGGAGGACACGATCCTCTACTCCTCGTGCTTCGACGCCAACGGCGGTGTCTTCGAGACGCTGCTCGGCCCCGAGGACGCCGTCATCTCGGACGCCCTCAACCACGCCTCGATCATCGACGGCATCCGCCTGTCGAAGGCGCGCCGCCTGCGGTACGCGAACCGTGACATGGCCGAGCTGGAGCAGCGCCTGAAGGAGGCGGGCGACGCGCGCCGCCGCCTCGTCGTCACCGACGGCGTGTTCTCGATGGACGGCTACCTCGCCCCGCTGCGGGAGATCTGCGACCTCGCCGAGCGCTACGACGCGATGGTCATGGTCGACGACTCGCACGCGGTCGGCTTCGTCGGCGAGAACGGGCGCGGCACCCCGGAGCTGGCGGGCGTGAGCGATCGCGTCGACATCATCACGGGCACGCTCGGCAAGGCGCTGGGCGGGGCCTCGGGCGGCTACGTGGCCGCGCGGGCCGAGATCGTCGCGCTGCTGCGCCAGCGCTCGCGCCCGTACCTCTTCTCGAACAGCCTCGCGCCGGTCATCGCGGGCGCCTCGCTCAAGGTCCTCGACCTCCTCGAAAGCGCCTCGGACCAGCGCGTGCGGCTGCGCGAGAACACCGCGCGCTTCCGTACGGCGATGAGCGAGGCCGGCTTCGAGCTGCTGCCGGGCGAGCACCCCATCGTGCCGGTCATGTTCCACGACGCGGCACTCGCGGGCCGCATGGCGGAGCTGCTGCTCGAACGCGGCGTGTACGTGACGGCGTTCTCGTACCCCGTCGTGCCGCAGGGGCAGGCGCGCATCCGCGTGCAGCTCTCGGCTGCGCACTCGGCGGAGGACGTGGACCGCGCCGTCGCGGCGTTCGTCTCGGCGCGCGACGCCTCGGCGACGGACAAGCCGGCGGTCTGA
- a CDS encoding LysR family transcriptional regulator, with translation MIEARRLHILRAVADHGTVTAAAAALYLTPSAVSQQLSALEQETGHRLVERGARGVRLTPPGEILLAHTHAVLAELERAEAELAAYRTGASGTVTVTSFATGINLVVAPALAVLAGTAPGIRVRVRDAEGDASLRMVLDRRTDVAVAVEYRGAPGADDPRLTRVPLYAEPFDAVLPPGHPLTAAESVPLADLAADPWIGPFPGNPCHDVVVLACEHAGFQPPIEHLSDDFRAVVALAAAGAGVALVPRSALRGMDLDGAVVRPVDGAAPTRRVFAAVRCGAEEHPLIRPVLDALGKAAG, from the coding sequence ATGATCGAGGCACGGCGGCTGCACATCCTGCGCGCGGTGGCGGACCACGGCACGGTGACCGCGGCAGCCGCCGCGCTCTACCTGACCCCTTCGGCCGTCTCGCAGCAGCTGAGCGCCCTGGAGCAGGAGACCGGGCACCGGCTCGTCGAGCGCGGCGCCCGGGGCGTACGGCTCACGCCGCCCGGCGAGATCCTGCTCGCGCACACGCACGCGGTGCTCGCCGAGCTGGAGCGCGCGGAGGCCGAGCTGGCCGCCTACCGCACGGGCGCTTCGGGCACGGTCACGGTGACGTCCTTCGCGACCGGCATCAATCTCGTCGTGGCCCCGGCGCTCGCGGTGCTCGCCGGGACGGCGCCGGGGATACGGGTCCGGGTGCGGGACGCCGAGGGCGACGCGAGCCTGCGGATGGTCCTCGACCGCCGTACGGACGTCGCCGTGGCCGTCGAGTACCGGGGCGCCCCGGGCGCCGACGACCCGCGCCTGACCCGCGTCCCGCTCTACGCGGAGCCCTTCGACGCGGTCCTCCCGCCGGGCCACCCCCTCACAGCAGCCGAGAGCGTCCCGCTCGCCGACCTCGCCGCCGACCCGTGGATCGGCCCCTTCCCCGGGAACCCCTGCCACGACGTCGTCGTCCTCGCCTGCGAACACGCGGGCTTCCAGCCCCCCATCGAACACCTCTCCGACGACTTCCGCGCGGTCGTCGCCCTCGCGGCGGCGGGCGCCGGAGTGGCACTCGTCCCGCGCTCGGCACTGCGGGGCATGGACCTGGACGGCGCGGTGGTCCGCCCGGTGGACGGCGCGGCCCCGACCCGCAGGGTCTTCGCGGCGGTGCGGTGCGGGGCGGAGGAACACCCACTGATCCGTCCGGTGCTCGATGCGCTGGGAAAGGCGGCGGGGTGA
- a CDS encoding AAA family ATPase, giving the protein MTDLFLLVGLPGAGKTTRARRLAEEHGALRLTPDEWMLPLFGASDPDGKRDVLEGRLLWLALETVRLGTHVVLDYGCWSRAERSAIRCLAEAEGARFRMVHLPLAEETRRARIAHRWATTPGETFPMTEAEIAFGRAHFEEPDAAELDGTATDDPPAGWTTWRQWAAWRWPSFG; this is encoded by the coding sequence GTGACGGACCTGTTCCTGCTGGTCGGCCTGCCCGGGGCCGGTAAGACGACGCGAGCCCGGCGGCTCGCGGAGGAGCACGGCGCCCTGCGCCTGACGCCCGACGAGTGGATGCTCCCGCTCTTCGGCGCGTCGGACCCGGACGGGAAACGGGACGTGCTGGAGGGCCGGCTGCTGTGGCTGGCGCTGGAGACGGTGCGGCTCGGCACGCACGTCGTCCTCGACTACGGATGCTGGTCCCGCGCCGAGCGCTCCGCGATCCGCTGCCTGGCGGAGGCCGAGGGGGCTCGCTTCCGCATGGTCCACCTACCGCTCGCCGAGGAGACCCGGCGCGCCCGCATCGCCCACCGCTGGGCGACCACGCCCGGCGAGACGTTCCCGATGACGGAGGCCGAGATCGCCTTCGGCCGAGCGCACTTCGAGGAGCCCGACGCGGCGGAACTCGACGGGACCGCGACGGACGATCCGCCCGCCGGCTGGACGACGTGGCGGCAGTGGGCGGCATGGCGGTGGCCGTCGTTCGGGTAA
- a CDS encoding phytoene desaturase family protein produces the protein MSTLLDAVVVGAGPNGLTAAVELARRGLSVAVFEAASEVGGGSRTEELTLPGFHHDPCAAAHPLGIASPAFRALPLARYGLRWLHADLPMAHPLPGGDAVVLARSIGETAASLGARDAGTYRRLVSPLLRHWDAVLRDFMALPSTALPRHPLALARFGLAGLPPAHVLLARFREDRAKAMLAGLVGHVIAPLSGPATSAVGLLFALAAHSRGWPVAAGGSGAITGALAAYLKDLGGTVETGFEVRRLDDLPPARAYLFDTSPHALARIAGLGARAYPNYRYGASVFKLDYALDGPVPWASEAARRAGTVQLGPGSRDISRALVDVSRRGVPPADPFLITVQPSLVDTARAPEGKHVFWAYGHVPHGWEGDLTDVIERKIERFAPGFRDLILARATAGPPQLAARNPNYVGGDIACGAASGLQLLLRPRPTLHPYATRHPAVFLCSSATPPGPGVHGMSGHNAARAVWRALRARDAAQ, from the coding sequence TCACCGCCGCCGTCGAACTGGCCCGCCGGGGCCTCTCCGTCGCCGTCTTCGAGGCCGCGTCCGAGGTCGGCGGCGGCTCCCGCACCGAGGAGCTGACCCTCCCCGGCTTCCACCACGACCCGTGCGCGGCGGCGCACCCCCTCGGCATCGCCTCACCCGCCTTCCGCGCCCTGCCCCTCGCGCGGTACGGGCTGCGCTGGCTCCACGCCGACCTGCCGATGGCGCACCCGCTGCCCGGCGGCGACGCCGTCGTGCTCGCGCGGTCGATCGGCGAGACCGCCGCCTCCCTCGGCGCGCGCGACGCGGGCACGTACCGGCGCCTCGTCTCCCCGCTCCTGCGGCACTGGGACGCCGTACTGCGCGACTTCATGGCGCTCCCGTCCACGGCGCTGCCCCGGCACCCGCTCGCCCTCGCCCGCTTCGGCCTCGCCGGGCTGCCACCCGCCCACGTCCTCCTCGCCCGCTTCCGCGAGGACCGCGCCAAAGCGATGCTCGCGGGGCTCGTCGGCCACGTCATCGCCCCGCTGAGCGGCCCCGCGACCTCCGCCGTGGGGCTCCTCTTCGCGCTCGCCGCGCACTCCCGCGGCTGGCCGGTCGCCGCGGGCGGCTCGGGCGCGATCACCGGCGCCCTCGCCGCGTACCTCAAGGACCTCGGCGGCACCGTCGAGACCGGCTTCGAGGTCCGCCGCCTCGACGACCTCCCGCCCGCGCGCGCCTACCTCTTCGACACCTCCCCGCACGCCCTCGCCCGCATCGCCGGGCTCGGCGCCCGCGCCTACCCGAACTACCGCTACGGCGCCTCCGTCTTCAAGCTCGACTACGCACTCGACGGGCCCGTCCCCTGGGCCTCCGAGGCGGCCCGCCGCGCCGGTACGGTGCAGCTCGGCCCCGGCAGCCGCGACATCTCCCGCGCCCTTGTGGACGTCTCACGGCGCGGCGTCCCGCCCGCCGATCCCTTCCTCATCACCGTCCAGCCGAGCCTCGTCGACACCGCCCGCGCCCCCGAGGGCAAGCACGTCTTCTGGGCGTACGGGCATGTGCCGCACGGCTGGGAGGGCGACCTCACCGACGTCATCGAGCGCAAGATCGAACGCTTCGCCCCCGGCTTCCGCGACCTGATCCTGGCCCGCGCCACGGCCGGTCCGCCCCAACTCGCCGCCCGCAACCCCAACTACGTCGGCGGGGACATCGCCTGCGGCGCCGCGAGCGGCCTCCAGCTCCTCCTCCGCCCCCGCCCCACCCTGCACCCCTACGCCACCCGGCACCCCGCCGTCTTCCTCTGCTCGTCGGCGACCCCACCGGGCCCCGGGGTCCACGGAATGAGCGGCCACAACGCGGCACGAGCGGTCTGGCGAGCCCTGAGAGCGCGGGACGCGGCGCAATGA